A window of the Polaribacter batillariae genome harbors these coding sequences:
- a CDS encoding M48 family metallopeptidase: MKKIAILLLTVFLFTECSKVPITGRNRINFVSDAQVLPASFAQYKGFLAENKISNNREMTNQVKRVGKNISAAVDRFMRANNMVEEANAYRWEFNLIEDKTVNAWCMPGGKVVFYTGIMPICANEDGVAAVMGHEVAHAFAKHGQERMSQGQLQQIGGLAVALGTSGKDPKTQQIWNTAFGIGSGLGMLKFSRTHEQEADRLGLVFMIMAGYDGTEAAEVWVRMSQRSGGKSQPEILSTHPSNASRIKDLRTYLPTARKYAEKFNRTGNSAIRK; this comes from the coding sequence ATGAAAAAAATAGCAATTTTATTACTAACTGTGTTTTTATTTACAGAATGTTCTAAAGTACCTATTACTGGACGAAACAGAATTAATTTTGTAAGTGATGCGCAAGTTTTGCCTGCAAGTTTTGCACAATACAAAGGTTTTTTAGCTGAAAATAAAATCTCTAACAATAGAGAAATGACCAATCAAGTAAAAAGGGTTGGTAAAAACATTTCTGCAGCCGTAGATCGTTTTATGAGAGCTAATAACATGGTAGAAGAAGCAAATGCTTACAGATGGGAATTTAATTTAATTGAAGATAAAACCGTAAATGCTTGGTGTATGCCTGGAGGGAAAGTAGTTTTTTACACAGGAATAATGCCAATTTGCGCAAACGAAGATGGGGTAGCTGCAGTAATGGGGCACGAGGTTGCGCACGCATTTGCAAAACATGGTCAAGAAAGAATGTCTCAAGGACAATTACAGCAAATAGGAGGCTTGGCAGTAGCTTTAGGTACTTCTGGTAAAGACCCAAAAACACAACAAATTTGGAACACTGCTTTTGGAATAGGTTCTGGTTTAGGAATGCTAAAATTTAGTAGAACTCACGAGCAAGAAGCAGATAGGTTAGGTTTGGTATTTATGATTATGGCTGGTTATGATGGAACAGAAGCTGCAGAAGTTTGGGTAAGAATGAGCCAAAGATCTGGAGGGAAATCGCAACCAGAAATTTTAAGTACACACCCATCAAACGCCTCTAGAATTAAAGATTTAAGAACCTATTTACCAACTGCAAGAAAATATGCAGAAAAATTTAATAGAACAGGAAACTCTGCAATAAGAAAATAA
- a CDS encoding TonB-dependent receptor: MKTFIKLLFFIAIYSVNAQNSISGKITDSNNNPLFGVEVYASEIHKGTTSKIDGTYVINNIPNGKINVTFTYLGFKTATKLVIVSNNSIDLNITLKETPFELDEIIISTPFNKLQSENVMKVEKFSAKEMQKMGSTTLSEGITNIAGVSQISTGTSIGKPVIRGLSGNRVVVYTQGTRLENQQFGGEHGLGINGEGIGSVEVIKGPASLLYGSDALGGVLYLNPEKFASANEHSFLFNQKYFSNTLGSSSSIAGKVSSESWKFLARGTYAFHSDYKIPTNQRVTNTRFKEKDLKAGIGYSKNNFTSELRYNFNNSKLGLPEDGIQAQSTSLNLLEPFQVIDNHVLSSHNHFFFGESKLDIDLGYTFNDRQEFEENENEAALRMKLKTYTYNVKYHFPKIGDIEILSGVQGLHQTNTNFGEELLIPDAKINDIGVFTTANYVWNNSTLQAGVRFDNRNINTKKHEVTDDDDNLRIFDAVDKSYNSFTASLGFKTILLENLTTRINLATGFRAPNLAELTSNGVHEGTNRFEKGNNNLKNEKNAQIDLSLEYKTEHFELFANGFYNHLNDYIFITPTGEVEDENPVYNYVQEDSKLYGGEFGFHLHPHPLDWLHLESTFEMVTGKQKNGNYLPLVPANTWKNTLRTEFNVSQWLQQAYAFASLQSTFAQNNVSNFETKTPSYNLLNLGFGGDIILGKTKLSTSLSVNNLLDKKYINHLSRLKADGIFNQGRNIVLGVNFAI; this comes from the coding sequence ATGAAAACATTTATAAAACTGCTATTTTTTATAGCGATATACTCTGTGAATGCTCAAAATAGTATTTCAGGAAAAATTACAGATTCAAATAATAATCCGCTTTTTGGTGTAGAAGTTTATGCTTCAGAAATACACAAAGGCACAACCTCTAAAATAGATGGAACTTATGTTATTAACAATATTCCTAATGGAAAAATAAATGTAACTTTTACTTATTTAGGTTTTAAAACCGCTACCAAATTAGTAATTGTTAGTAACAATAGTATCGATTTAAACATCACTTTAAAGGAAACACCTTTCGAATTAGATGAAATTATCATTTCTACTCCTTTTAACAAACTACAGTCAGAAAATGTAATGAAAGTAGAAAAATTCTCTGCAAAAGAGATGCAAAAAATGGGTTCTACAACACTTTCCGAAGGAATTACAAATATTGCTGGAGTATCTCAAATATCTACAGGAACCTCTATTGGAAAACCTGTAATTAGAGGTTTAAGCGGTAATAGAGTTGTTGTATATACACAAGGCACACGTCTAGAAAATCAACAATTTGGTGGTGAGCATGGCTTAGGCATTAATGGAGAAGGAATTGGAAGTGTAGAAGTTATTAAAGGGCCTGCCTCTTTATTATATGGTTCTGATGCTTTGGGTGGTGTTTTATATTTAAATCCAGAAAAATTTGCATCAGCAAACGAGCATTCTTTTTTATTCAATCAAAAATATTTTAGCAATACTTTAGGAAGTAGCAGTTCTATTGCAGGAAAAGTTTCATCAGAAAGTTGGAAATTTTTAGCCAGAGGAACGTATGCATTTCATTCTGATTATAAAATTCCTACCAACCAAAGAGTAACCAACACTCGTTTTAAAGAAAAAGATTTAAAAGCGGGCATTGGATATTCTAAAAATAATTTTACATCAGAATTACGTTATAACTTCAACAACTCTAAACTAGGTTTGCCTGAAGACGGAATTCAGGCACAATCTACTTCCTTAAACCTTTTAGAACCTTTTCAAGTGATCGACAATCATGTGTTAAGTTCTCACAATCATTTCTTTTTTGGAGAATCTAAATTAGACATCGATTTAGGATATACGTTTAACGACAGACAAGAGTTTGAAGAAAATGAAAATGAAGCCGCTCTAAGAATGAAGTTAAAAACTTATACGTATAATGTAAAATATCACTTCCCAAAAATTGGAGATATAGAAATTTTATCTGGGGTGCAAGGTTTGCATCAAACCAATACAAATTTTGGTGAAGAATTATTGATTCCAGATGCAAAAATAAATGATATTGGTGTTTTTACAACGGCTAATTATGTGTGGAATAATAGTACTTTACAAGCTGGGGTTCGTTTCGATAATAGAAATATAAATACTAAAAAACATGAAGTTACAGATGATGATGATAATCTTCGCATTTTTGATGCTGTAGATAAATCTTACAATAGTTTTACAGCTTCTTTAGGTTTTAAAACAATTTTATTAGAGAATCTTACAACAAGAATTAATCTTGCAACGGGTTTTAGAGCTCCAAATTTAGCCGAATTAACTTCTAATGGTGTTCACGAAGGTACTAATAGATTCGAAAAAGGAAATAATAATTTAAAAAATGAAAAAAATGCACAAATTGACCTTTCTTTAGAATATAAAACGGAACATTTTGAGTTGTTTGCAAACGGTTTTTACAATCATTTAAACGATTATATTTTTATAACTCCTACTGGTGAAGTTGAAGATGAGAACCCTGTTTACAACTATGTGCAAGAAGATTCTAAATTATATGGAGGTGAGTTTGGCTTTCATTTACACCCACATCCTTTAGATTGGTTACACCTAGAAAGTACTTTTGAAATGGTTACAGGAAAACAAAAAAATGGAAATTATTTGCCATTAGTACCTGCCAATACATGGAAAAATACACTTAGAACAGAATTTAATGTAAGCCAATGGCTACAACAAGCTTATGCTTTTGCTAGTTTGCAAAGTACATTTGCACAAAATAATGTTAGTAATTTCGAGACCAAAACACCTAGTTACAATTTACTAAATTTAGGTTTTGGTGGCGATATTATTTTAGGGAAAACAAAACTCTCTACTTCTCTTTCTGTAAACAATTTATTAGATAAAAAATACATTAACCATTTATCTCGTTTAAAAGCAGATGGTATTTTTAACCAAGGTAGAAATATTGTTTTAGGGGTTAATTTTGCAATTTAA
- a CDS encoding CDP-alcohol phosphatidyltransferase family protein, with amino-acid sequence MSKLPKKNQFIDLSDYGRPIAKIIANSLKSTSFTPIHVTIAFVISGLFGIYCMVEGYYWLAAFFLIFKSILDAADGELARVKETPSYTGRFLDSVSDIILNFIIFIALWQSTAVSIWWALLAFFGMQLQGTLYNYYYVILRNRFKGDTTSRIFEDSTPIALKGEKQKHVNTLYFIYKALYGIFDEIIYALDRNAPKGKPFSNWLMSLISTFGLGFQLLIISLFLVLGLKEVIIPFFIGYSSMIFVFIYLRKVFY; translated from the coding sequence ATGTCGAAATTACCCAAAAAAAATCAATTTATAGATTTATCAGATTATGGGAGACCAATTGCTAAAATTATTGCAAACTCTTTAAAATCTACCTCGTTTACACCAATACACGTAACCATTGCATTTGTAATTTCGGGGTTATTTGGAATTTACTGTATGGTAGAAGGTTACTATTGGTTAGCGGCTTTTTTCTTAATTTTTAAATCTATTTTAGATGCTGCAGATGGCGAACTTGCCAGAGTAAAAGAAACCCCTTCTTACACAGGACGTTTTTTAGATTCTGTTTCAGATATTATTTTAAACTTTATAATTTTTATAGCACTTTGGCAATCGACAGCTGTGAGTATTTGGTGGGCTTTACTCGCTTTTTTTGGAATGCAATTACAAGGTACTTTATATAATTACTATTATGTAATTTTAAGAAATCGTTTTAAAGGCGACACCACAAGCCGAATTTTCGAAGACTCTACGCCTATTGCTTTAAAAGGAGAAAAACAAAAACACGTAAATACGCTGTATTTTATTTACAAAGCTTTGTATGGTATTTTTGATGAAATTATTTATGCTTTAGACAGAAATGCACCTAAAGGAAAGCCTTTTTCGAATTGGTTAATGTCTTTAATTTCTACTTTTGGTTTAGGATTTCAATTATTAATAATTAGTCTCTTTTTAGTTTTAGGACTCAAAGAAGTAATTATTCCGTTTTTTATTGGATATTCTAGTATGATTTTCGTTTTTATATACCTTCGTAAGGTGTTTTATTAA
- the msrB gene encoding peptide-methionine (R)-S-oxide reductase MsrB: MKKIIGLLLIALFMGCSSNAQSSRKDKKKYKVSKTEAEWKKQLSEKQFYVLRQAGTERAFTSPLNKEYRRGTYVCAACNTPLYKSEHKFDSGTGWPSFDRAVKGSVELDVDYKIGYARTELKCSTCGGHLGHSFDDGPEETTGKRHCINGVALKFILKE; encoded by the coding sequence ATGAAAAAAATAATTGGTTTATTATTAATCGCATTATTTATGGGGTGTTCTAGTAATGCACAATCTAGTCGAAAAGATAAAAAAAAATACAAAGTTTCTAAAACAGAAGCAGAGTGGAAAAAACAACTTTCGGAAAAACAGTTTTATGTATTAAGGCAAGCAGGAACTGAAAGAGCTTTTACAAGTCCACTAAATAAAGAATATAGAAGAGGAACTTACGTTTGTGCTGCGTGTAATACTCCTTTATATAAATCGGAACACAAATTCGATTCTGGTACAGGATGGCCTTCTTTTGACAGGGCTGTAAAAGGAAGTGTAGAGTTGGATGTGGATTATAAAATAGGTTATGCAAGAACAGAATTAAAATGTAGTACTTGTGGTGGACATTTAGGGCATTCTTTTGATGATGGTCCTGAAGAAACTACTGGAAAACGCCATTGTATAAACGGAGTTGCTTTAAAGTTTATTCTTAAAGAGTAA
- a CDS encoding PepSY-associated TM helix domain-containing protein, which yields MLFKKTLFQLHKILGLATGLVVFIVAITGCCWAFKEEIESLYGSYKKVVPQNKSFITPTEAKKLTKKIFPNNTVHGTVFGKNNEAIEVIFYDAEPEFYQSVFLNPYSGEIIQINNHLSGFFAFILKGHIRLWLPKTIGEQVVGVSVILFILIIISGFILWLPNKRKNLKQRLRFHWKKTTRWKRKNFDLHSIVGFYVCSLALVLAFTGLIMSYDWFQKTVYFSLGGNKNSTFIIPKNKSERFVTKSGEVPIDILLEKLKEEKTKAKSFEIHYPHSKSEAIYVEVSNSKGLFYDSDFLFFDQNTLKPIPSKTIYGKYKNAKLADKILRMNYDIHIGAIGGIAGKIIAFLASLLTATLPITGILLWYGRNYKKNRKH from the coding sequence ATGCTATTTAAAAAAACACTTTTTCAACTACATAAAATTTTAGGACTTGCAACTGGGCTTGTTGTTTTCATTGTAGCAATTACAGGTTGTTGTTGGGCTTTTAAAGAAGAAATAGAAAGCCTTTACGGTAGCTATAAAAAAGTAGTACCTCAAAACAAATCCTTTATAACACCTACAGAAGCAAAAAAACTTACAAAAAAAATATTTCCAAACAACACTGTTCACGGAACTGTTTTTGGAAAAAATAACGAGGCTATCGAAGTTATTTTTTATGATGCAGAACCAGAGTTTTACCAAAGTGTTTTTCTAAACCCATATTCTGGAGAAATTATACAAATTAACAATCATCTTTCTGGTTTTTTTGCTTTTATATTAAAAGGTCATATACGACTTTGGCTACCAAAAACAATTGGAGAGCAAGTGGTAGGAGTGTCTGTAATACTATTTATTTTAATTATTATTTCTGGATTTATTTTATGGTTACCCAATAAGCGTAAAAACTTAAAACAACGCCTAAGGTTTCATTGGAAAAAAACCACACGTTGGAAACGTAAGAACTTCGACCTACATTCAATTGTAGGTTTTTATGTGTGTTCTTTAGCATTAGTTCTAGCTTTTACAGGCTTAATAATGTCTTACGACTGGTTTCAAAAAACAGTTTATTTCTCTTTAGGAGGTAATAAAAATTCAACATTTATAATTCCTAAAAATAAAAGTGAAAGATTTGTAACTAAATCAGGAGAGGTACCAATAGATATTCTTTTAGAAAAACTAAAGGAAGAAAAAACAAAAGCAAAGAGTTTTGAAATTCATTATCCACATTCTAAATCAGAAGCTATTTATGTAGAAGTAAGCAATAGTAAAGGTTTGTTTTATGATTCGGATTTCTTGTTTTTTGACCAGAATACATTAAAACCTATACCATCTAAAACAATATATGGAAAGTACAAAAATGCAAAACTAGCTGACAAAATATTACGAATGAATTATGACATACACATTGGAGCCATAGGCGGAATTGCTGGAAAAATTATCGCTTTTTTAGCAAGTTTATTAACTGCAACGCTACCTATTACTGGAATTTTATTATGGTATGGACGAAATTATAAAAAAAATAGAAAGCATTAA
- a CDS encoding TerC family protein, which translates to MEIFAHADTWVALLTLTFLEIILGIDNIIFISISANKLPENQIKKATILGLALAMVTRILLLFGVSYLIALKDPFLKIDTGWFKAGFTGQSIILFLGGLFLLYKSTKEIREKMEGTNEDEVLKTPKKISFTNVIIQIILIDIVFSFDSILTAVGMTNGVNGALTIMVIAVIVSILIMMIFANPISSFVNRNPTIQMLALSFLILIGFMLITEGAHLSHTEIFNKTVGAIPKGYLYFAIAFSLGVEMLNLRIRKKK; encoded by the coding sequence ATGGAAATATTTGCACATGCAGATACGTGGGTTGCACTGTTAACCTTAACTTTTTTAGAAATAATATTAGGTATCGATAATATTATTTTTATTTCGATTTCTGCCAATAAATTGCCCGAAAATCAAATAAAAAAAGCCACTATTTTAGGGTTGGCTTTGGCAATGGTTACCCGAATTCTACTACTTTTTGGGGTTTCTTATTTAATTGCTTTAAAAGACCCTTTTTTAAAAATTGATACAGGTTGGTTTAAAGCAGGTTTCACAGGGCAAAGCATTATCTTATTTCTTGGAGGGCTTTTTCTTTTGTATAAAAGTACCAAAGAAATTAGAGAAAAAATGGAAGGCACCAACGAAGATGAAGTCTTAAAAACTCCTAAAAAAATCTCTTTTACAAACGTTATTATTCAAATTATATTAATTGATATTGTTTTTTCTTTCGATAGTATATTAACAGCTGTTGGAATGACAAATGGTGTAAATGGTGCCCTAACAATTATGGTTATTGCTGTAATTGTTTCTATTTTAATTATGATGATTTTTGCAAACCCAATTAGTAGTTTTGTAAATAGAAACCCAACCATACAAATGTTGGCACTGTCTTTTTTAATTTTAATTGGTTTTATGTTAATTACAGAAGGGGCGCATTTATCGCATACCGAAATTTTTAACAAAACTGTAGGAGCGATTCCTAAAGGATATTTGTACTTTGCGATCGCATTTTCGTTAGGGGTAGAAATGCTAAATTTAAGAATTAGAAAAAAAAAGTAA
- a CDS encoding TonB-dependent receptor, translating to MKNLLLTLTIFLLTNLAFSQNGTVIGTVTDNNKTPLTGVNVHLKNTTKGTQTNENGIFEITNLENGDYVLSISYLGFKTREITISVSSNQNIKLETIILYEGNEILSEVIIEGERRNKFSRKKTAYVAKLPLKDIENTQVYSTITNELLQSQIVTNFDDALKNATGVEQLWASTGRGGDGAGYYALRGFSVQPQLVNGLPGLTNGTINPANIERIEVLKGPSATLFGNAVSSYGGLINVVTKKPYVGTGGELSFTSGSYGLNQIVGDFNTALSKSDNLYFRLNTAYTTEQSFQDAGFRKSFFVAPSLSYKVNNKLSFSFYGEITQATQTNPTFLFLNRSAPTEASNLDELGYNNKLSFTSNDLTLQNPTQNYRIEMNYKLSDTWQSQTLLSKSSTSTKGYYSYLFEYGILGNNTFSRFISKQNANTQTTDIQQNFIGDFKIASLRNRIVIGLDYFNATETSNNSGYAFYGNVTPEGGSNGDNPFTPDIVETDLYPLSTAGVDGVLQNKEIGNNKSTYHIYSLYASNVLNITENLSAMIGLRLDRFDNKGNLANTEDDFAQTAFSPKFGLLYQPIKDKLSIFGNYQNGFNNVAPQLVGNPEDGPQKLETFKPEQANQLEFGFKTNFFKNRLNATVSFYDIKVKDRVIIDPNSPFNRIQGGEIESKGIEIEINANPIKGLNIRAGYSNNKSITTKTDDPLILNKRPLEAGPETLYNFWANYEFQEEILNGFGVGFGFNGASERFVKNYTTTGNFILPSYMVANASLFYQANKYKIGLKLNNAFNEEYYKGWSTINPQTPRALLANISYQF from the coding sequence ATGAAGAATTTATTACTAACTTTAACCATATTTTTGCTAACTAATTTAGCATTTTCGCAAAACGGAACCGTTATCGGAACTGTTACCGACAATAACAAAACACCTCTTACTGGAGTAAACGTTCATCTAAAAAACACCACAAAAGGTACGCAAACCAACGAAAACGGAATCTTTGAAATTACAAATTTAGAAAACGGAGATTACGTTCTTTCTATTTCATATTTAGGCTTTAAAACAAGAGAAATTACTATTTCAGTTTCAAGCAACCAAAACATAAAATTAGAAACAATTATACTTTATGAAGGAAATGAAATATTAAGTGAGGTTATTATTGAAGGAGAAAGACGTAATAAATTTTCGAGAAAAAAAACAGCTTATGTTGCTAAACTTCCATTAAAAGACATAGAAAATACACAAGTTTATAGTACAATTACCAACGAACTTTTGCAATCGCAAATAGTTACAAATTTTGATGATGCGCTAAAAAATGCAACAGGAGTAGAACAATTATGGGCTTCAACTGGTCGTGGTGGTGATGGGGCTGGATATTATGCGCTACGTGGTTTTTCTGTTCAACCACAATTAGTAAATGGTTTACCTGGATTAACAAACGGAACAATCAATCCAGCAAATATCGAACGTATTGAGGTGTTAAAAGGACCTTCAGCAACTTTGTTTGGTAATGCAGTAAGCTCTTATGGCGGACTTATTAACGTAGTTACCAAAAAACCTTATGTAGGAACTGGTGGAGAATTATCTTTTACTTCTGGATCTTATGGACTCAATCAAATTGTAGGCGATTTTAATACGGCTTTAAGTAAAAGTGATAATTTATATTTTAGATTAAATACGGCTTATACTACAGAACAAAGTTTTCAAGATGCAGGTTTTAGAAAATCGTTTTTTGTAGCACCATCTTTGTCTTATAAAGTAAACAACAAGCTTTCATTTTCGTTTTACGGAGAAATCACACAGGCAACACAAACAAATCCAACCTTTTTATTTTTAAACAGAAGTGCACCAACAGAAGCTTCAAATCTCGATGAATTGGGGTATAACAATAAATTATCGTTTACAAGTAACGATTTAACATTGCAAAACCCTACACAGAATTATAGAATTGAAATGAATTATAAATTATCCGACACTTGGCAATCACAAACCTTACTTTCTAAAAGTTCAACATCTACAAAAGGGTATTATTCGTATTTATTTGAGTATGGCATTTTGGGTAATAATACCTTTTCTCGTTTTATTAGCAAGCAAAATGCAAATACACAAACAACCGATATTCAACAAAATTTTATTGGAGATTTTAAAATTGCATCGCTACGAAATAGAATTGTTATTGGTTTAGACTATTTTAATGCAACTGAAACAAGTAACAATAGTGGTTATGCATTCTATGGAAATGTAACACCAGAAGGTGGTTCAAATGGCGACAACCCATTTACGCCAGATATTGTAGAAACAGATTTATACCCACTTTCAACAGCTGGTGTAGATGGCGTTTTACAAAACAAAGAGATAGGAAATAACAAATCGACATACCATATTTATAGTCTATACGCTTCAAATGTTTTAAACATTACAGAAAACCTTTCGGCAATGATAGGCTTGCGTTTAGATCGATTTGATAATAAAGGTAATTTGGCAAATACCGAAGATGATTTTGCACAAACCGCATTTTCGCCAAAATTTGGGTTGCTGTATCAACCCATAAAAGACAAATTATCTATTTTTGGAAATTACCAAAATGGGTTTAATAATGTGGCACCTCAATTAGTAGGAAACCCAGAAGATGGTCCCCAAAAATTGGAGACATTTAAGCCAGAACAAGCCAACCAATTAGAGTTTGGCTTTAAGACAAATTTTTTTAAAAATCGCCTGAATGCAACTGTGAGTTTCTACGATATTAAAGTTAAAGATCGCGTAATTATTGACCCAAATTCGCCTTTTAATAGAATACAAGGTGGCGAAATAGAGAGTAAAGGAATTGAAATAGAAATTAACGCCAACCCAATAAAAGGATTAAATATTAGAGCTGGTTACAGTAATAATAAGAGCATTACCACAAAAACAGACGACCCTTTAATTTTAAACAAAAGACCGCTAGAAGCTGGCCCAGAAACTTTGTATAATTTTTGGGCAAATTACGAGTTTCAAGAAGAAATTTTAAATGGTTTTGGAGTTGGTTTTGGATTTAATGGTGCCAGTGAGCGTTTTGTTAAAAACTATACCACAACTGGCAACTTTATCTTACCGAGCTATATGGTGGCAAACGCATCCTTATTTTATCAAGCTAATAAATACAAAATTGGCTTAAAACTAAACAACGCTTTTAACGAAGAATACTACAAAGGTTGGTCAACTATAAATCCACAAACACCTAGGGCATTATTGGCAAATATTTCATATCAATTTTAA
- a CDS encoding MFS transporter — MKLKIGDKKLISAWAFYDWANSVYSLVISTAVFPLFYSAITDGKTVLFLGMKWEYADTLYSYALSFSFLIVAFMSPILSAIADYTGNKLKFMKFFCWLGGLSVMGMFFFKDINTAWIGIICTVLASIGFWSSIVFYNSYLPEVAHPHQQDAASAKGFIYGYVGSVILLIFCLAMILAPNTFGFDLSISNTILANGTEAEIATALENAKNTASLKAMRISFVMVGLWWVGFAQITFKKLPNNIHNRKPEKDYIWKGFKELKKVWIELKNYPTLRNFLVAFFLLSVGVQTIILLATIFGKSELNLDTMNLIITVLLIQIVAIFGAKIFTNISEKYGNFKALKITVLIWILVCFSAFMLEKNLPNVAIYFYCLGGLLGLVLGAIQSLTRSTYSKLLPKTYDNATYFSFYDVTEKIAIVLGTFVFGFLIYLTESMQWSVLSLALFFVASFIVLSRLKKTEYVH, encoded by the coding sequence ATGAAATTAAAAATAGGGGACAAAAAATTAATAAGCGCTTGGGCATTTTACGATTGGGCAAATTCAGTATATTCTTTAGTAATTAGTACAGCAGTTTTTCCCTTGTTTTATAGTGCAATTACCGATGGAAAAACGGTTCTCTTTTTAGGAATGAAATGGGAATATGCAGATACCTTGTACAGTTACGCATTGTCTTTTTCTTTTTTAATAGTTGCATTTATGTCGCCAATTTTATCTGCAATTGCAGATTATACAGGAAATAAACTAAAATTTATGAAGTTTTTTTGCTGGCTAGGAGGTCTTTCTGTAATGGGTATGTTTTTTTTTAAAGATATAAATACGGCTTGGATTGGAATTATTTGTACAGTCTTGGCCAGTATTGGTTTTTGGTCGAGTATTGTTTTTTATAATTCTTATTTGCCAGAAGTTGCACACCCACATCAGCAAGATGCTGCAAGTGCAAAAGGTTTTATTTATGGTTATGTAGGTTCTGTAATATTGCTAATATTTTGTTTGGCGATGATTTTAGCACCTAATACTTTTGGTTTCGATTTAAGTATTTCTAATACTATTTTAGCAAACGGAACCGAAGCAGAAATTGCTACTGCTTTAGAAAATGCTAAAAATACTGCTTCCTTAAAAGCAATGCGTATTTCTTTTGTAATGGTTGGTTTATGGTGGGTTGGTTTTGCACAAATTACATTTAAAAAACTCCCTAATAATATACATAACAGAAAACCAGAGAAAGACTATATTTGGAAAGGCTTTAAGGAATTAAAAAAAGTGTGGATTGAACTTAAAAATTACCCAACCTTAAGAAACTTTTTAGTTGCTTTTTTCTTGCTAAGTGTTGGTGTACAAACCATTATTCTATTGGCTACAATTTTTGGAAAATCAGAATTAAATTTAGATACAATGAATTTAATTATAACGGTTTTGTTAATACAAATTGTTGCAATTTTTGGAGCTAAAATTTTTACCAATATTTCTGAAAAATACGGAAATTTTAAAGCCTTAAAAATTACAGTATTAATTTGGATTTTAGTTTGTTTTAGCGCTTTTATGCTAGAAAAAAACTTGCCAAATGTAGCGATTTACTTTTACTGTTTGGGAGGTCTTTTAGGCTTGGTTTTAGGAGCAATACAATCTTTAACACGCTCTACATATTCTAAGTTATTACCAAAAACATACGACAATGCTACGTATTTTAGTTTTTACGATGTTACAGAAAAAATAGCCATTGTTTTAGGAACTTTTGTGTTTGGCTTTTTAATTTATTTAACAGAATCTATGCAATGGAGCGTACTTTCTTTAGCCTTATTTTTTGTAGCTTCTTTTATTGTTTTAAGTAGGTTAAAAAAAACAGAATATGTGCATTAA